TCTAATCCAAGTTCTGAAAGAGGTATTTTTATTTCGTATCCTTCATTTTGCTTTACATATTTATCCGAAATTGAACTACTTTTGTCTGTCTTTGTTTGTGCATCTACAACTTGCCATAATTGAGGGTCTTGATACTCCCAAGTAGCAACGAAATACTGAACTTTTTTATTAAATGTTATTGCTCTTGGCCAACCACCAAAATTCATATCAGTTGCGCCAGTATCGTCATTTTCTTTAGAAATATAAACAATAAATCCGTTACCACTTGCTTTATACTGTGCACCTATATATAGAAATTCTTCATCAACTGCCACTCCTAACCATTTTACATCATTAGTTGCTCCCCATTTGCTATCATCATCTGAATCAATTTCAATCTTTTTTGTTCCTTCATAACTTTCCCAGTCTGAAAAATCTCCATCTATTATAATTCCTTCTTCACTTGGTGGTTCCGTAGGTTCTTGGGATTCAGGTATCTCCTTCCATTTTTCTACAGTATCTTCTACTAAACTTTCAGGAGCAGAGTCTATTTTTCTGTTATCTACGCGACTTCCATCTGCTTTGACTTCTTCATATTTCCAATCAGGACCTACTGTGTATTTGTATTCAAACGGGAACTCAGTTATCTGTAATTCAAACTCTGCATATTTTTGTCCATCTTCGGTTTTTACCGTTGAAGTAGCTGCATTATCAAAACCCCATCCACAATAATTACCTACTATATATATTGTTGCATCATCTGGTGTTTCATCTGGCAAATATGCTTTAATATTAACTATTGTAGGTTCTTCACTTGGTGGCGTTGGAATTGCTGCCCACTTTGCTACTGTGTCTATAACCACCCCTTCTGGAGCAGATTCAATTACTCTGTCGCCAATTTCATTACCTTCGGCATCTTTTTCTACATAATTCCAAGAAGGACCTATTGTGTATTTATATTTAAGCGGGAACTCAGTTACCTGTAATTCGAACTCTGCATATTTTTGTCCATCTTCGGTTTTTACCGTTGAAGTAGCTGCATTATCAAAACCCCATCCACAATAATTACCTACTATATATATTGTTGCATCATCTGGTGTTTCATCTGGCAAATATGCTTTAATATTAACTATTGTAGGTTCTTCACTTGGTGGCGTTGGAATTGCTGCCCACTTTGCTACTGTGTCTATAACTACCCCTTCTGGAGCAGATTCAATTACTCTGTCGCCAATTTCATTACCTTCGGCATCTTTTTCTACATAATTCCAAGAAGGACCTATTGTGTATTTGTATTTAAGCGGGAACTCAGTTACCTGTAATTCGAACTCTGCATATTTTTGTCCATCTTCGGTTTTTACCGTTGAAGTAGCTGCATTATCAAAACCCCATCCACAATAATTACCTACTATATATATTGTTGCATTATCTGGTGTATTTCCTGGTAAATATGCCTTGATTGATACAACTGGGACAGGTGGTTCTTGTCCTACGGTCTTAGGCAGACACCCTGTTAAAGCAAAAACTATTGAAAGCAAAGCTACCATATAAAAAAGACTTTTCCTCAAAACACATACCCCCTTTACAGTAAAATACATTTTTCTATGTTCATATCACTTACTTCTCAATTACAGGTACCCAAACAGACCAACCCTCGTTTTCACTTTTTCTTACTTTAAAATTTCCATACCCCCTTTCATCAGTAATTATATTTCCTTGTACGTGTCCCGTATAATCATAGAAAGTTGTGTTAGGTTGCCTTGAGTTGATTCTTTTAGAAATTATTTCTCCTGACTCACCATCAGAGATCATTAGAACCAAACCATCACCTTCAACGTCAGGTAATCCAGCTCTTACATAAGAATATACATCTTCATCGTTATTATCTACTTCATAACCAGGACCGTAAGCGTAGTATTTTCTTGCTAACAATAATTTATCCAACTCTTCTTTCATTCCATAAATATAATAATCTTTCCAATAAACAACAGGTATCCCATGTTCTCTTGTTAATATATATGCATATGCTTGATACTTTCTTCTGTATATACCTGGATTTTCGCCATCTCTATTTGTATCGTGATTATCAACAAAAGTGACAGCTCGATTTTTATAACCTTCTCTGTTTACTAATCCTGTATATTGAAGAGTTCTCATATCTGTGCCATTAATCATATCTTCGAAAGCACTTCTTAAAGGAAAATCGAATACTTTTAAATCTTCGTTGTTTACAGTGTTAAGATATCTAACTAAATCATCTACATTTTCAATCCACGCTTCACCAACAAAAAATACATCTTTGTTAGAACTTTTTTGAACATCAGTTATAAACTGATTAATAAATCTGTAATCTATGTGTTTTACAGCGTCTAAGCGAAATCCGTCAAATCCTATCTCGTTTATTATCCAATTTCCCCAATTAGTTATGTCTTCTTGTACTTCAGGATTTTCGTAGTCTACATCTGCTCCCATCAAATAATCGTATCCATATGGTGTTTCATCCCAACTTTTATTCTCAAATAAAAATATACCTCTCGATTGACTTTTTTGGTCCCAATCAGTTCCATCAAAATGTCGCCAGTTCCATTGAAAGTCACTATATTTATTATTTCTTCCTGGAAAATTAAACTTTGTCCAAGCTGAAATTTCTTCATTATTAGTTTTGTTAGGACTATATGGACTTAATCTAACTGTTTCTGTAGAGTCCGCTCCCATTCTATGATTTAGCACAGCGTCATAGTAAACTTTGATACCGTTTCCATGAAGAACCTCAATAGCACTTTCTAATTCTTTTTTCGTTCCATACTTTGTTCTAACAGTGCCTTTTTGGTCGAACTCCCCTAAATCCCATAAATCATAAGTAGCATATCCAACATCAAAAATTCCATGCATAGCTTTATTTGCAGGTGGTAACCATAACGCTGTAATACCGATTTCAGATAATTCCAAAGCTCTTTCTTCT
The genomic region above belongs to Petrotoga sp. 9PWA.NaAc.5.4 and contains:
- a CDS encoding alpha-amylase, whose product is MKSKIKFSLYVTIFLITVMIFTGCLGNSLITDQHQIKDYITPSNILNNETIMQAFYWEMGTGEYLKNYSEEKNLWLLLEERALELSEIGITALWLPPANKAMHGIFDVGYATYDLWDLGEFDQKGTVRTKYGTKKELESAIEVLHGNGIKVYYDAVLNHRMGADSTETVRLSPYSPNKTNNEEISAWTKFNFPGRNNKYSDFQWNWRHFDGTDWDQKSQSRGIFLFENKSWDETPYGYDYLMGADVDYENPEVQEDITNWGNWIINEIGFDGFRLDAVKHIDYRFINQFITDVQKSSNKDVFFVGEAWIENVDDLVRYLNTVNNEDLKVFDFPLRSAFEDMINGTDMRTLQYTGLVNREGYKNRAVTFVDNHDTNRDGENPGIYRRKYQAYAYILTREHGIPVVYWKDYYIYGMKEELDKLLLARKYYAYGPGYEVDNNDEDVYSYVRAGLPDVEGDGLVLMISDGESGEIISKRINSRQPNTTFYDYTGHVQGNIITDERGYGNFKVRKSENEGWSVWVPVIEK